The following are encoded in a window of Hippoglossus hippoglossus isolate fHipHip1 chromosome 23, fHipHip1.pri, whole genome shotgun sequence genomic DNA:
- the eri1 gene encoding 3'-5' exoribonuclease 1 isoform X2 encodes MDEHKENINTKDVNVKMSATREEDEEEEKSCSRICPAAESDAQASQSNSDFSHPVYKEIAVANGHINRMSKDELRIKLSELKLDTRGVKDVMKKRLKSHYKKQKLLQSTTEGGPTDTYYDYICVVDFEATCEEDNPPDFLHEIIEFPMVLVSTHTLEIVDSFQEYVKPELNPQLSDFCVKLTGITQKMVDDADPFPEVLQRVVAWLQERELGTKYKYAILTDGAWDMSKFLNIQCRLSDIRYPQFAKKWINIRKSYGNFYKVPRTQTKLSTMLEKLGLKYEGRPHSGLDDSRNISRIALRMLKDGCQLRVNERMHAGQLLSVPSTDPVEGAPPPHSPRSRE; translated from the exons TCCTGCAGCAGGATATGTCCCGCAGCGGAGTCTGATGCTCAGGCGTCTCAGTCCAACAGTGACTTCAGTCATCCGGTCTACAAGGAGATCGCCGTGGCCAACGGACACATCAACCGCATGTCCAAGGACGAGCTGCGGATCAAGCTGTCTGAGCTGAAGCTCGACACGAG aggagtgaaggatgtgatgaagaagaggttGAAGAGCCACTATAAgaaacagaagctgctgcagtcCACCACCGAGGGGGGGCCCACCGACACCTACTACGACTACATCTGCGTGGTCGACTTTGAGGCGACGTGCGAGGAAGACAATCCGCCAGACTTCCTCCACGAAATCATCGAGTTCCCGATGGTCCTCGTCAGCACACACACGCTAGAAATT gtCGACAGCTTTCAGGAATATGTGAAGCCCGAGTTGAACCCGCAGCTTTCAGACTTTTGTGTGAAGTTAACAGGAATAACACAG AAAATGGTCGACGACGCAGACCCGTTCCCAGAGGTTCTCCAGCGAGTCGTAGCCTGGCTCCAGGAGAGAGAACTGGGAACCAAGTACAAATATGCCATCTTGACTGACGG GGCCTGGGACATGAGCAAGTTCCTCAACATCCAGTGTCGTCTGAGCGACATCAGATATCCTCAGTTTGCAAAGAAGTGGATAAACATAAGGAAATCGTACGGCAACTTCTACAAG GTCCCCCGCACACAGACGAAGCTGAGCACCATGCTGGAGAAGCTGGGCCTGAAGTACGAAGGTCGCCCTCACTCCGGCCTGGACGACTCGCGCAACATCTCCCGGATCGCGCTGCGCATGCTGAAGGACGGCTGCCAGCTGCGCGTCAACGAGCGAATGCACGCCGGCCAGCTGCTGTCGGTCCCCAGCACGGATCCCGTGGAGGGAGCCCCCCCGCCGCACAGCCCCCGCAGCAGAGAGTAG
- the eri1 gene encoding 3'-5' exoribonuclease 1 isoform X1, whose amino-acid sequence MDEHKENINTKDVNVKMSATREEDEEEEKTKSCSRICPAAESDAQASQSNSDFSHPVYKEIAVANGHINRMSKDELRIKLSELKLDTRGVKDVMKKRLKSHYKKQKLLQSTTEGGPTDTYYDYICVVDFEATCEEDNPPDFLHEIIEFPMVLVSTHTLEIVDSFQEYVKPELNPQLSDFCVKLTGITQKMVDDADPFPEVLQRVVAWLQERELGTKYKYAILTDGAWDMSKFLNIQCRLSDIRYPQFAKKWINIRKSYGNFYKVPRTQTKLSTMLEKLGLKYEGRPHSGLDDSRNISRIALRMLKDGCQLRVNERMHAGQLLSVPSTDPVEGAPPPHSPRSRE is encoded by the exons ACCAAGTCCTGCAGCAGGATATGTCCCGCAGCGGAGTCTGATGCTCAGGCGTCTCAGTCCAACAGTGACTTCAGTCATCCGGTCTACAAGGAGATCGCCGTGGCCAACGGACACATCAACCGCATGTCCAAGGACGAGCTGCGGATCAAGCTGTCTGAGCTGAAGCTCGACACGAG aggagtgaaggatgtgatgaagaagaggttGAAGAGCCACTATAAgaaacagaagctgctgcagtcCACCACCGAGGGGGGGCCCACCGACACCTACTACGACTACATCTGCGTGGTCGACTTTGAGGCGACGTGCGAGGAAGACAATCCGCCAGACTTCCTCCACGAAATCATCGAGTTCCCGATGGTCCTCGTCAGCACACACACGCTAGAAATT gtCGACAGCTTTCAGGAATATGTGAAGCCCGAGTTGAACCCGCAGCTTTCAGACTTTTGTGTGAAGTTAACAGGAATAACACAG AAAATGGTCGACGACGCAGACCCGTTCCCAGAGGTTCTCCAGCGAGTCGTAGCCTGGCTCCAGGAGAGAGAACTGGGAACCAAGTACAAATATGCCATCTTGACTGACGG GGCCTGGGACATGAGCAAGTTCCTCAACATCCAGTGTCGTCTGAGCGACATCAGATATCCTCAGTTTGCAAAGAAGTGGATAAACATAAGGAAATCGTACGGCAACTTCTACAAG GTCCCCCGCACACAGACGAAGCTGAGCACCATGCTGGAGAAGCTGGGCCTGAAGTACGAAGGTCGCCCTCACTCCGGCCTGGACGACTCGCGCAACATCTCCCGGATCGCGCTGCGCATGCTGAAGGACGGCTGCCAGCTGCGCGTCAACGAGCGAATGCACGCCGGCCAGCTGCTGTCGGTCCCCAGCACGGATCCCGTGGAGGGAGCCCCCCCGCCGCACAGCCCCCGCAGCAGAGAGTAG